The genomic stretch GACGACCTCCTAGTGCACGTCGAGATCGAGAACCTCAACCTCGATCCGACCGACACGGTCTGCGTGTTCGGGGCGCTTACCTACGAGGGCTTAGTCGTCCAGGGCCAGGACGACATCGTCATCTGGCCGACCTGGTAGACAGGAATCGGCGTTGACCACGACCGGTTCCGATGGACCGGTCGACATGGCAGCGAGACAACGGGCAGGCGTCGAACGCGGCGCCTGCCCGCTTCCGTCGGGACGCACTTGGTGCTGGACGGGACGTGAGGGCTGACGCGGACGGCGGGGACGGCATGGTCAGCAAAGATGCGCCGACAATCGATGACGTGCGCGCGGCAGCGGCGCGGATAGCGCCTTACCTGCATCGGACGCCGGTATTGACGTGCGCGGCGCTCGATGGGATGTGCGGCGCCGAGCTGTTCTTCAAGTGCGAGTCTTTTCAGAAGGTCGGCTCGTTCAAGGCGCGCGGGGCGACGAACGCGGTGCTTTCGCTCAGCGAGGCCGAGGCGGCGCGCGGCGTGGCGACGCACTCATCGGGCAATCACGCGGCGGCGCTCGCCTACGCGGCACGCTGCCGGAGCACGACGGCCTACGTGGCGATGCCGCGCAACGCGCCCGACGTGAAGAAACGCGCGGTGGCCGGCTACGGCGCCGAGATTGTCGAATGCGAGCCGACGCTGGAGGCGCGCGAGGCGACGCTCCGGCAGATTGTCGAGCGCACCGGCGCCGTGTTCGTTCCGCCGTACAACGATCATCGCGTGATCGCCGGCCAGGGCACGGCCGCGCTCGAGCTGCTCGACGAGGTCACCGACCTCGACGCGGTCATCGTGCCCGTGGGCGGCGGCGGGTTGCTCAGCGGGACGGCGATCACGGTGGCCGCGCTCTCGCCTGAGACGCTCGTCTTCGGCGCCGAACCGCAACAGGCCGACGACGCCTACCGCTCGTTGCACGCCGGGCACATCATCCCGGCAACGAACCCGGCGACGATCGCCGACGGGCTGCGCACCTCGCTCGGCACGCTCACGTTCCCGATCATCCACCGCCACGTGCGCGACATCGTTACCGTGAGCGAGGAGGCCATCGTCGAAGCGATGCGCCACATCTGGCAGCGGATGAAGGTCCTCGTCGAGCCCTCGGCCGCCGTCCCCGTCGCTGCCCTGCTCGAGAAGCGCGATCAGGTCCCCGGCCGCCGCATCGGCATCATCCTCTCCGGTGGCAACGCCGACCTGGACCACCTGCCGTGGTGATGGCCGTGGCGTCTGGCGACGTGTGGTGCCAACGGTGGGACGATCAGTCTTTGGCGGCCCAGTACCACGTGACGGGCGGTTCGAGCGGCTCGAAGCCTGCCTTGAGGTACATGCGGATGGCGGCTGGGCCGTCGGCATAGAGGTAGAGCGTGTCGCGGAGGTGCTCGGCGTGGTACGCGATTAGCGCGTGCGTCAGGGCGAGCCCGTATCCTCGGCCGCGCTCGGCGGCGTCGGTGAGCACGCCGTCGATGCGCGTGAGGCCGTTGATGCTCTGCAGCGAACCGAGCGTGACGGGCCGCCCGTCAACCGTGCCGACGAGCAGGTGGCAGTCGGCGGCTCGGACGCGGCGGGCGATGACCTTGCGTGCCCGCAGCCCGGCGGAGCGCTCGATCATGTCGAGCAGCGCGCCATTGGCCTCCTGGACGCGCCGGAACTGCACGCCGGCGCCCGGTGTGCACCCCGGAGACCCCGTGTAGATGAACAGCTTGAACGACTGGATACCGACGGCGAAGCCCGCCTCCTCGAGTGCGGGTCGCAGCGGGTCGGCCGTGCCCCCTGGGACCATCTGATAGACGCGCGGGACAAGCCTCTTGCCACGATAGAACGCCTCGATCTCTCGTACCGCGGCGCACCGATCGCCGCGCCGGACCCATGCGTGGTTGCTGTCGTAGCTGTCGGCGATCTCGACGTTGTGGTACATGACTCCCCACGCGCGCTCCTCGGCGTTCGTGAAGCTGCTCGGGAACGTCATCTCCGTCTTGATGATGCAGGCGAGCAGGTCCACGTCACCTCGCTTCGTCTGCGAGCGTCCCCGCAAGCCACTCGCGCAGAGCGGCGAAAAACTCGTCGCGGGCGGCGCGTTCGCGCCAGGGGCTGTGGCCGCAGTGGGCGAGTTCGCGGTATTCGAGATGGGGGAGGTAGGGGGCGAGGCTCGCGCGGATCATGGCACCCGGATGCGGGTCGCAGTCGCCGTGGAGCATAAGGACGGGCGCTTTGATCGCGGCGAACGCGGCCGGGTAGACGCCCTCGGCCTGGAGGCGCATCATGTCGTCCCACGTCTCGCCGTGGGCGCGCTTGTCGAACGGGACGGCGTCTGCTTCGGGATCTTTCTCGGCCGGGAGCGCATCGACATCGTGCAGCGGGCCGATGATGTCGTACTTCGCCTTGAGGCGCTCGGCGGGATCGGCGATCTCCCGCTCGACGTGTTCGAGCCGGGCGCGCATATCGCCGGTTGTTCGCTTGTCGAGGATGGCCTTCCTCCGCGCGCGGGCTGCGAGGTCAAACGTTCCGCACCCGACGAGCGCGAGCGCGCCGACGCAATCAGGGTGCTCGGCCGCATACGCCAGCGCGAGCATCGCGCCCCACGACCACCCGACGATTCCCGGACGCGCGCCGTCGCCGCACGACTCGACCAGCTCATGCAGATCGGCCAGATGCCGGGCGACCGTCAGCGGTTCTTCTCCACTTCCCCGCTGCCACGGCTCGAGCACGCGAAACGAATCCGCCAGCCCGCGCGCGACCGGCGCCACGCTCCCCACCGCCGCCGGCCCGCCGTGCAGCACGACAACGACCGATCCCGATGTCCCGTATGTCCGAACATGGATTCCCATAGCTCCTCCTGCCTTCCAAGCGGATTGCGCGGAGCATAGCATCCCATTGCGGCGCTTGGCCCTGCGCTTCTGCTTGCGGACTAAGCAGCGGTTCGAAGTCCGTTCCGTGAGAATGTTAAGAATCCACTGGACAAAATGACCTTTATGATGGATATACGGGCGAACATAGGGTGCTCCAGGGGTGTTTGTGTGACAGCCTTGGACACCGGCAGGAGGATGGGCAACATGCTGTCCGTTCGCGAGGCAGCCGAACTCCTAAGAGTCTCCCAGAAGACCGTTTATCGCTGGCTCAAGGACGGCCGGATCCCCTTTCATCGTCTTGGCGGGCAGTACTTCCTGGACCGGTCGGAGGTCAACAACCTGGTCATTCGGGAAGGCCTTCGACCCGTCAGCGCCATTTTCCCGGAGCCCGAGCATGACGCTCCCATAGCATTGCACGAGATGCTGGGACGGGGAGGGATTTTCTATCGGATCGGGGGGACGACCAAGAAAGAGATCCTGGCAAACGCGCTCAGCGTGGTCAAGGGGCTCGACGAGTCGGTCAGCAGCTCGCTGCTTGAGCTGTTCCTGGCTCGGGAGGAACTGGCGCCCACCGGCATCGGTGAGGGCATTGCCGTGCCCCACGCCCGCGGGTCGCTGGTCGGGTACGTCAGTCAGCCGGTGCTCTCGCTCTCGTTTCTCGAGACGCCGATCGACTACGGAGCGTTGGACGGCAAGCCCGTACATGCCCTGTTCCTGCTGATCTCCCCGAATGTCCGAACGCACCTGCGTCTTCTTGCCAAGCTCTCCTTCGCCCTTCGCGACCCCGAATGCCGAGAGGCGCTACTCACCCAAGCATCACGCGAAGCGATTCTGGAGGCATTCGCGCGAGTGGATAGCACCTTTTGCGAGGGGCAGTAGGGACGCGACATGGCACTGTTCGTTGTCGGGTGTGGTGTGTGTGTTGTCGGCGGAATCGGGGCGTTCTTCCTGAGCCGATCGAGGTGCGCCTCGTGGCTGGCCACCGCTGGAATCTGGATCGGGTGCGGGCTTGTGCTGGTTCCGGTCCTTGCCGCGCTGCAGGGCCGTGGCCCGGAGCCGTTCAAGATAGCCTGGAGCTTGCCGGGTGGTTCTATTTCGCTTGGGCTCGATGAGCTGTCGGCGTTCTTCTGCCTGCCCGTTCTGCTCATCGCTCCCTGCATGGCGCTGTACGCGTGCTTGTACCTGGCTCATGAGACCAAGCCGTTGGGATCGCTCTGGTTCTTCACCACCGTACTTGTCACCGCCATGCTCCTTCTGACGGCCGCCCGCGACGGGCTGCTGTTCCTCATGATCTGGGAGCTCATGGCACTCAGTTCGCTTCTCCTCGTGCTTTTTGACGACGAGCACCCTCACGTGCGCCAAGCGGGATGGACGTACCTGATCGCCACCCACATGGGAACGGCCGTGCTGCTCGTGTTTTTCGCGTGGCTGGGGGCCGAGGCCGGGTCGCTGGAGTTCTCCACGATCGCTGCAGCCAAGGTGCCGGCGCGCGCGGCCGGCGGGCTGTTCGCGCTCGCCGTGATCGGCTTCGGATCGAAGGCGGGCTTTGTGCCGCTCCACGTGTGGCTGCCTGAAGCGCATCCGGCAGCGCCCAGTCACGTCTCGGCCCTGATGTCCGGCGTGATGATCAAGACAGGCATCTACGGCCTGCTGCGCGCCCTCATGCTGCTGGGCGAGCCGTCGGTGGCCTGGGGATGGAGTCTCGTCGCGATCGGTCTGATCTCCGGCGTGCTCGGTGTGGTCTTCGCGCTGGCGCAGCACGACATCAAGCGGCTTCTGGCGTACCACAGTGTCGAGAATATCGGGATCATCACACTCGGCATCGGCGTGGGCATCCTCGGCCGCTGCTGGAATCAGCCGGCGTTGATCGTGCTCGGATTCGGCGGCGGCATCCTCCACGTGCTCAACCACGCCGTGTTCAAGAGCCTGCTCTTCCTCGGCGCGGGGGCCGTCGCCCACAGCACGGGGACCCGGGACATCGACCACCTCGGCGGCCTGCTCAAGTCCATGCGATGGACGGGTGCGACATTCCTTGTCGCGTCGGCGGCCATCTCGGGGCTCCCGCCGTTCAACGGATTCGTGAGCGAGTTCCTGATCTACATCGCCGGCTTGAGGAGCGCGCAAGCCGGGGGGCCTTACGCCGTTCTGCTCGCCATCGCCATCCTCGCCGGCCTCGCGCTGATCGGCGGGCTGGCGGCGGCGTGTTTCGCCAAGGCATTCGGCATCGTCTTCCTTGGTGAGCCGCGGAGCTCCCATGCCGCGCATGCACGGGAGGTCGGTCCCGCAATGCGATGGCCGATGGTCGTGCTCGCCGTGCTTTGCCTCGGGATCGGGCTCCTTGCGCCGCTCGTGGTCAAGATGGTGCTCCCAGTCGTCAGCAGCATATCAGGCGTCGCTCACGAGGCGCTGAGCGACTCGGTGGCCGGCGCGATGCAGAGCCTGACAAGCATTGGGTGGTCATTCGCCGTGCTCCTCGTCTTGATTGCCGGTTTCTATCTCGTGCGGCGTGTGCTGCCGCGGGCGAAGCAGCAAGCCAAGGCGGGAACATGGGACTGCGGGTACGCGCGCCCAACGCCGCGGATGCAATACACGTCATCCTCGTTCGCGCAGCCGCTCGTCGACTTGCTCAAGATGCTTCTCGGAACACGGAACGAGGGCAAGCCGGTTCACGGGCTGTTTCCGCGAGAAGCGTCCTTCTCTTCAGATACGCCGGACGCGGCACGCGAGCGCCTGTTCGTGCCGCTGTTCCGTCTGCTCGATCGCGTTCTTGCGCCCATACGGAGACTGCAGCGCGGGGGCATCCACGAGTATCTGCTCTATGTCATGCTGACGCTGCTCGCCCTGCTGATCTGGAAGGGAGGCCGCCCGTGAGCTGCATGGTCTCCTTGGTCCTGCCCCTGACGGCATGGCTGGCCGCTCCGTTTCTGCTTGGTGTGATCGCCCGGATCAAAGCGTGCGTTGCAGGACGGCGCGGGCCGTCGTTGCTGCAGGCCTACTACGACTTGGCCAAGCTCCTGCGCAAGGGCTGCGTGTACAGCCGGACAACGAGCGCGGTGACCCGCATAGCTCCGTCGGTCATTCTCGCCTGCGTGGTGCTCGCGACGCTGCTGCTGCCGTGGGGCGGTATCCGTGCCCCGCTGTCCTTTGCTGGAGACGTGGTCGTGCTCGCGTACCTGCTGGGCCTGGCGCGCTTCGCCACGGTGCTGGCCGCGCTGGACGCGGGGTCGAGCTTTGAGGGCATGGGGGCGAGTCGTGAGGTGCAGTTCGCGGCGCTGGCCGAGCCGTCGTTCTTCCTCGGCATGCTGGCTCTCGTCCTGTGCTCGGGACACGTCGGGCTCTCGGACATGGTGTCGGCGATCTCGCTCGAGACGTGGCGCGATTCGACGGTCCTGTTGCTCCTGGTCGCGTGTTCCTGGTTCGTGCTGCTGCTGACGGAGAACTCGCGCATACCCGTGGACGACCCGAACACCCACCTGGAGTTGACGATGGTTCACGAGGTCATGGTGCTTGACTACAGCGGCCCGGACTTCGGCTTCATCCTGTATGCCGCCGCGCTGAAGCTCTGGGTATTCGGCGCGGTCCTGGTGAGTATCATCGTGCCGCTTGCCTCGTTCCCGCTGTGGCTGCAAGGGCCGGTGTTCCTCGCGGGGATGCTGTGTGTCGCGGTGCTCATCGGCGTTGTCGAATCGGTCATGGCGCGGTTGCGCCTCCTGCATATCCCCAAGGTGCTCATCGGCGC from Verrucomicrobiota bacterium encodes the following:
- a CDS encoding pyridoxal-phosphate dependent enzyme, whose protein sequence is MVSKDAPTIDDVRAAAARIAPYLHRTPVLTCAALDGMCGAELFFKCESFQKVGSFKARGATNAVLSLSEAEAARGVATHSSGNHAAALAYAARCRSTTAYVAMPRNAPDVKKRAVAGYGAEIVECEPTLEAREATLRQIVERTGAVFVPPYNDHRVIAGQGTAALELLDEVTDLDAVIVPVGGGGLLSGTAITVAALSPETLVFGAEPQQADDAYRSLHAGHIIPATNPATIADGLRTSLGTLTFPIIHRHVRDIVTVSEEAIVEAMRHIWQRMKVLVEPSAAVPVAALLEKRDQVPGRRIGIILSGGNADLDHLPW
- a CDS encoding GNAT family N-acetyltransferase, with the protein product MDLLACIIKTEMTFPSSFTNAEERAWGVMYHNVEIADSYDSNHAWVRRGDRCAAVREIEAFYRGKRLVPRVYQMVPGGTADPLRPALEEAGFAVGIQSFKLFIYTGSPGCTPGAGVQFRRVQEANGALLDMIERSAGLRARKVIARRVRAADCHLLVGTVDGRPVTLGSLQSINGLTRIDGVLTDAAERGRGYGLALTHALIAYHAEHLRDTLYLYADGPAAIRMYLKAGFEPLEPPVTWYWAAKD
- a CDS encoding alpha/beta hydrolase, with amino-acid sequence MGIHVRTYGTSGSVVVVLHGGPAAVGSVAPVARGLADSFRVLEPWQRGSGEEPLTVARHLADLHELVESCGDGARPGIVGWSWGAMLALAYAAEHPDCVGALALVGCGTFDLAARARRKAILDKRTTGDMRARLEHVEREIADPAERLKAKYDIIGPLHDVDALPAEKDPEADAVPFDKRAHGETWDDMMRLQAEGVYPAAFAAIKAPVLMLHGDCDPHPGAMIRASLAPYLPHLEYRELAHCGHSPWRERAARDEFFAALREWLAGTLADEAR
- a CDS encoding PTS sugar transporter subunit IIA, whose amino-acid sequence is MGNMLSVREAAELLRVSQKTVYRWLKDGRIPFHRLGGQYFLDRSEVNNLVIREGLRPVSAIFPEPEHDAPIALHEMLGRGGIFYRIGGTTKKEILANALSVVKGLDESVSSSLLELFLAREELAPTGIGEGIAVPHARGSLVGYVSQPVLSLSFLETPIDYGALDGKPVHALFLLISPNVRTHLRLLAKLSFALRDPECREALLTQASREAILEAFARVDSTFCEGQ
- a CDS encoding hydrogenase → MALFVVGCGVCVVGGIGAFFLSRSRCASWLATAGIWIGCGLVLVPVLAALQGRGPEPFKIAWSLPGGSISLGLDELSAFFCLPVLLIAPCMALYACLYLAHETKPLGSLWFFTTVLVTAMLLLTAARDGLLFLMIWELMALSSLLLVLFDDEHPHVRQAGWTYLIATHMGTAVLLVFFAWLGAEAGSLEFSTIAAAKVPARAAGGLFALAVIGFGSKAGFVPLHVWLPEAHPAAPSHVSALMSGVMIKTGIYGLLRALMLLGEPSVAWGWSLVAIGLISGVLGVVFALAQHDIKRLLAYHSVENIGIITLGIGVGILGRCWNQPALIVLGFGGGILHVLNHAVFKSLLFLGAGAVAHSTGTRDIDHLGGLLKSMRWTGATFLVASAAISGLPPFNGFVSEFLIYIAGLRSAQAGGPYAVLLAIAILAGLALIGGLAAACFAKAFGIVFLGEPRSSHAAHAREVGPAMRWPMVVLAVLCLGIGLLAPLVVKMVLPVVSSISGVAHEALSDSVAGAMQSLTSIGWSFAVLLVLIAGFYLVRRVLPRAKQQAKAGTWDCGYARPTPRMQYTSSSFAQPLVDLLKMLLGTRNEGKPVHGLFPREASFSSDTPDAARERLFVPLFRLLDRVLAPIRRLQRGGIHEYLLYVMLTLLALLIWKGGRP
- a CDS encoding NADH-quinone oxidoreductase subunit H; protein product: MVSLVLPLTAWLAAPFLLGVIARIKACVAGRRGPSLLQAYYDLAKLLRKGCVYSRTTSAVTRIAPSVILACVVLATLLLPWGGIRAPLSFAGDVVVLAYLLGLARFATVLAALDAGSSFEGMGASREVQFAALAEPSFFLGMLALVLCSGHVGLSDMVSAISLETWRDSTVLLLLVACSWFVLLLTENSRIPVDDPNTHLELTMVHEVMVLDYSGPDFGFILYAAALKLWVFGAVLVSIIVPLASFPLWLQGPVFLAGMLCVAVLIGVVESVMARLRLLHIPKVLIGAAALSLIALIVELVR